A segment of the Bacteroidota bacterium genome:
CTAAAAAAGTAAAGCAATAGTTTTTAAAAGGAGTAAGTTGTGGGAATGAAGATTGATAAATGTTCTTTTTGTGGGAAAGATAGGAATGAAGTGAATCTCCTGATTGAAGGGGTAGCAGGTTTTATCTGCGACAGCTGTATCAAACAGGCCAATGAGATTATCGAAGAAGAGAACAGAAAAAAGAATGATTTTGATGTTAAAAAGATCAAACTTCTAAAACCGGTTGAGATAAATGCTTTTTTAAATCAATATGTGATTGGTCAGGAAGAAGCAAAAAAATACTTGTCGGTTGCTGTGTACAACCATTATAAAAGATTACTTTCTTCCCATATCGCCGACAATGATGATATAGAACTGGAAAAATCAAACATCATTATGGTAGGGGAAACCGGAACAGGGAAAACCCTTTTGGCCCGTACAATAGCCAAGATGTTGCACGTTCCTTTTACTATCGTTGATGCCACTGTCTTCACGGAAGCAGGTTATGTAGGTGAAGATATAGAAAGCATACTGACCCGTTTGTTGCAGGTGGCCGATTACAATGTCGAAGCAGCGGAAAAGGGCATTGTTTTTATTGATGAAATAGATAAAATTGCCCGTAAAGGCGATAATCCTTCCATTACCCGCGATGTATCGGGAGAAGGTGTTCAACAGGGTTTGCTTAAGCTTCTTGAAGGTTCTGTGGTACTTGTTCCACCCCAGGGCGGACGCAAGCATCCTGAACAAAAAATGATCCCTGTCGATACCAAAAATATACTGTTCATCTGTGGCGGTGCCTTTGACGGTATCGAAAGAAAGATAGGACAACGGCTGAATACCCAGGTTGTAGGATATCAGGCGACAAAAGCCAACAAGATCGTCGACCGCAAAAATCTGATGCAATATATTGCACCTCAGGATTTGAAATCCTTCGGTTTAATCCCCGAAATTATCGGGCGCT
Coding sequences within it:
- the clpX gene encoding ATP-dependent Clp protease ATP-binding subunit ClpX — translated: MKIDKCSFCGKDRNEVNLLIEGVAGFICDSCIKQANEIIEEENRKKNDFDVKKIKLLKPVEINAFLNQYVIGQEEAKKYLSVAVYNHYKRLLSSHIADNDDIELEKSNIIMVGETGTGKTLLARTIAKMLHVPFTIVDATVFTEAGYVGEDIESILTRLLQVADYNVEAAEKGIVFIDEIDKIARKGDNPSITRDVSGEGVQQGLLKLLEGSVVLVPPQGGRKHPEQKMIPVDTKNILFICGGAFDGIERKIGQRLNTQVVGYQATKANKIVDRKNLMQYIAPQDLKSFGLIPEIIGRLPILTYLNPLDHDTLRKILTEPKNSIIRQYKKLFKMDNIDLTFDEKVLDYIVEKAIE